The sequence GATGAACCCCTGACTCTAGACGCAATCCCAAAATCATCCGCTCAGCCATACATTCTTGTAAAGACAATTCCTCTTGACCGGTCTCATCAATGGGACTTTTCCCCTCAGATAAGAGGTTTTTATATGCACATACATCCTCAATATTTTTCCAGCGCATCCTGTTCAAACATGATACACCGCCAGGTCCCATTCCCAGATAATCCGCTCCCCGCCAGTATCCTAAATTATGGCGACACTCATATCCGGGAAGGGCAAAATTTGAAGTTTCGTAGTTCCGATAACCCTCCATACCTAAACGTCTTACCGCCCATTCATGCATCTCAGCCTGCTGATCCTCACTCGGAAGTGTTTTTAAACAACCCTCCTCAACCTTTTGCTCTAATCGAAAGGACTGCTTGCGGAGCGAGGCCCCCTTAGTATTGTTAATACCATTACCTACCTCATATTGTTCAAAAAGCGGTGTTCCTTCTTCCAGCATTAACCCATAGAGGGAAAGATGCTCCGGTGAATAGGAGAGGGCCTCCTCCACGGATGCCTGCCAGTCCTGCAGACCTTGTCCGGGTAAGCCAAACATCAAATCGAGATTGAGGTTTTCAAATCCTGCCGATCTCAAGTGGGCAATGGCCTCACGGGCCTTTACAGCAGTGTGCACACGCCCTACATTACGCAACAAGTCATCATCAAAACTCTGAATCCCTAATGAAAACCTGTTGATCCCCAAATCCCGGATAAGCCTGGCCTTTCCAGCTGTAATAGTCCCCGGGTTCCCTTCCATTGTTTGTTCGACTTCTGGGTTCATGGGGAAATACCGTTGAATCATTCCCAGTAACCCTTCTAACTGCCGCTCACTCAATATAGTTGGAGTACCGCCTCCAATAAAAAGAGAAGACACCCCTGGAGGGGTATCTTTTTGCCTCTTTGCCATCTCTATTTCTAAGCCCTCTAAATACACAGAGATAAGATCCGGGGATGAGTTTTTAAGTGAGTGCGAATAAAATCCACAGTAGTCACATTTTTGGAGACAAAATGGGACGTGAACGTATAAGGACGGCATAGGCGTACACACTCTTTCTTCTAGTCTTCAATCTGCAATACGGCCATAAAAGCATCTTGGGGAATTTCCACGTTACCCACTTGCTTCATACGCTTTTTCCCAGCCTTTTGCTTTTCCAGGAGTTTTCGTTTTCGGGAAATATCTCCCCCATAGCATTTAGACAAGACATCTTTTCTCATGGCATTAACAGTTTCACGAGCAATAACTCTACTGCCAATTACAGACTGGATAGGAATTTCAAACATGTGCCTTGGAATAATACCCCGGAGCTTTTCTACAAGCTTCCTGCCACGATTATAGGACTTGGCACGGTGCACGATAAACGAAAGGGCATCCACCATTTCCCCGTTTAAGAGGATATCTATTTTAACAAGATCTGTTTCCTTATAGCCGGATAGTTCATAATCCAAAGACGCATACCCTTTAGTTCGTGACTTTAATTGATCAAAATAATCAAAAACTATCTCACTTAGGGGTAGCTCATAAGTCAGCTTTACTCGACTCGTTGAGACATAATCCATATTACAATAGGCTCCGCGCTTTTCTTGATTGAGTTCCATAATCGCGCCAACGTACTCAGACGGAACCAAAATAGTAGCCTTAACAATGGGCTCTTCGATACTGACAATCTGATCAACTTTCGGAAGATTGGAGGGGTTATCAATATTCAATACTTCCCCTTGAACAGTATTAACCTTGTAAATTACACTCGGTGCCGTAGTGATCAAATTTAGATCATATTCCCGTTCTAACCGTTCTTGAATTATCTCCATGTGCAACAGCCCCAAGAAGCCGCAGCGAAATCCAAAGCCTAAAGCCACGGAAGTCTCCGGTTCAAAAATCAAGCTGGCATCGTTTAGATGGAGCTTTTCCAAAGAATCACGCAGTTTATTATAATCGCTCGCCTCGACAGTATAGAGCCCGCAAAAGACCATGGGGGTTGCCTTTCGATATCCGGGAAGAGGTTCAGCTGCCGGATTATCTGCATCGGTAATGGTATCCCCCACCTGAGTATCCTTAACGTTTTTGATGCTGGCGGCAATAAATCCAACTTGACCAGCCTTAAGTTCGTCCACAATACGCATTGAAGGCGCAAAAACCCCAACCTCAGTTACCTCGAAGGATTTCCCGGTGGACATCATCTGCATTCTTGTCCCTTTAGCAACTCTTCCCTCAACAATTCTGACATAGGAAATGGCACCTTTATAGGCATCAAACTTGGAGTCAAAGATCAAGGCTTTCAGCGGCTCTTCATCATCTCCTTGAGGAGGTGGCACCATGGTCACAATTCTCTCCAGGATCTCCTCAATTCCGATTCCCGTT comes from Desulfosporosinus meridiei DSM 13257 and encodes:
- the lepA gene encoding translation elongation factor 4 produces the protein MAQASQRIRNFSIIAHIDHGKSTLADRLIEYTGALTKREMEAQVLDSMDLERERGITIKLQAVRLSYQAQDGEVYELNLIDTPGHVDFTYEVSRSLAACEGALLVVDSVQGIEAQTLANVYLALENNLELISVINKIDLPSAEPERVKQEIEDVIGLDASEAILASAKTGIGIEEILERIVTMVPPPQGDDEEPLKALIFDSKFDAYKGAISYVRIVEGRVAKGTRMQMMSTGKSFEVTEVGVFAPSMRIVDELKAGQVGFIAASIKNVKDTQVGDTITDADNPAAEPLPGYRKATPMVFCGLYTVEASDYNKLRDSLEKLHLNDASLIFEPETSVALGFGFRCGFLGLLHMEIIQERLEREYDLNLITTAPSVIYKVNTVQGEVLNIDNPSNLPKVDQIVSIEEPIVKATILVPSEYVGAIMELNQEKRGAYCNMDYVSTSRVKLTYELPLSEIVFDYFDQLKSRTKGYASLDYELSGYKETDLVKIDILLNGEMVDALSFIVHRAKSYNRGRKLVEKLRGIIPRHMFEIPIQSVIGSRVIARETVNAMRKDVLSKCYGGDISRKRKLLEKQKAGKKRMKQVGNVEIPQDAFMAVLQIED
- the hemW gene encoding radical SAM family heme chaperone HemW, which produces MPSLYVHVPFCLQKCDYCGFYSHSLKNSSPDLISVYLEGLEIEMAKRQKDTPPGVSSLFIGGGTPTILSERQLEGLLGMIQRYFPMNPEVEQTMEGNPGTITAGKARLIRDLGINRFSLGIQSFDDDLLRNVGRVHTAVKAREAIAHLRSAGFENLNLDLMFGLPGQGLQDWQASVEEALSYSPEHLSLYGLMLEEGTPLFEQYEVGNGINNTKGASLRKQSFRLEQKVEEGCLKTLPSEDQQAEMHEWAVRRLGMEGYRNYETSNFALPGYECRHNLGYWRGADYLGMGPGGVSCLNRMRWKNIEDVCAYKNLLSEGKSPIDETGQEELSLQECMAERMILGLRLESGVHLKEFEIDFGTDLRDIYRSVLERYKDTDIFIVEGEYFRLNPRYSFVANSILQEFV